One segment of Desulfosudis oleivorans Hxd3 DNA contains the following:
- a CDS encoding SemiSWEET family sugar transporter yields MMETGSVFELMGAAGSFVMCVSAVPQIVKTYRMKCADGLSGSYLTALATGLSLIMAYALHTGDRVFIFGNALSLMLTVILAGLWYQYGNRHKR; encoded by the coding sequence ATGATGGAAACAGGAAGTGTATTTGAATTGATGGGAGCGGCAGGCTCGTTTGTCATGTGCGTCAGCGCGGTTCCGCAGATCGTCAAGACCTACCGGATGAAATGCGCCGACGGTCTCAGCGGATCTTATCTGACGGCCCTGGCAACCGGCCTGTCGCTTATCATGGCGTATGCCCTGCACACAGGAGACAGGGTGTTTATTTTCGGCAATGCCCTTTCCCTCATGCTGACGGTCATACTGGCCGGGCTTTGGTATCAGTACGGGAACAGGCATAAACGATAA
- a CDS encoding type I restriction endonuclease subunit R, whose translation MSRNEKQTCTDLIEPALTKAGWQWDSQVTIGLGRVNITGDTMYDETQTIIADYVLRYYGAPLVVLEAKAESISAADGMQQGSRYAGRLDIRFSIATNGTDWVLTDNDSGKYETLSAPPSPEAILTHHGISIDWDQWGEVFSAGYHIDQVSRKVVRPYQDVAIHKTLWHFAGGNNRALLLMATGTGKTFVVFQLVWKLLNTSILKRQHILFLTDRNSLKDQAYRAFAAFSTDERVTINKDTVANGQHQVGKVFFANYQNLDEELDGKKIFEHYDQDFFDLVIIDECHRSGFGDWFGVLEHFNSALQMGLTATPRELEEGRRVLTEEEKRRDTYEYFGAPIYTYSLKQAIEDGYLVPYLLEERITNVDEEGYTGLDGKHYTTANFERDIRMPDRTTAIAEDLWEILGQYDLRDEKSIVFCVDDTHAAFMAAELRRLSGDDDYAGRIVRSERNSHQLERNFATVGSTKPRVAVTVDLLTTGFDAPDVKNIVFVRPLRSAILYKQMKGRGTRLCEDINKRYFTIFDYSGASQLEDAEFDGHPANRQKGAQPKTKPRKKTDEPAAKPAGEGISVVISDTNRYVCLADGRKIPFEEYTEQSRNFILDVSAKSLDELLTIWIDKNSRKELREELRDHDIYPSAFRHYLELPKTDDVDILAKIGFNLVRVPTRPQRVERFWKDEAQWLEYELGANRVNKAQVFSFPKSQPMDKVADPEPGYRSSDPFKVLFWQCALDHYQLFGIDDLEQARTYGAPQFVAQFGSFQTLTSRYGGPQLLKTDLEAVKHHLYVPMTV comes from the coding sequence ATGAGCCGAAACGAAAAACAGACATGCACAGACTTAATTGAACCAGCCCTTACAAAAGCCGGCTGGCAATGGGATAGTCAGGTCACCATCGGCCTCGGGCGGGTCAATATTACTGGCGATACCATGTATGATGAAACGCAGACAATTATTGCCGACTATGTTCTGCGCTATTATGGTGCGCCACTGGTCGTCCTTGAAGCCAAAGCAGAGTCGATCTCTGCTGCCGATGGCATGCAACAGGGATCGCGTTATGCGGGACGGCTGGACATCCGTTTTTCCATCGCCACCAATGGCACCGACTGGGTTCTTACCGACAATGATTCTGGCAAATACGAAACGCTTTCTGCGCCGCCATCGCCGGAAGCCATCCTCACACATCACGGCATTTCCATTGACTGGGATCAATGGGGCGAGGTCTTTTCAGCTGGGTACCATATTGATCAAGTCTCTCGCAAAGTAGTCAGGCCATATCAAGATGTGGCCATCCATAAAACCCTCTGGCATTTTGCCGGTGGGAATAACCGAGCCCTTCTGCTGATGGCAACCGGGACAGGAAAAACATTTGTCGTTTTTCAGTTGGTCTGGAAATTGTTAAACACCAGTATCCTGAAGCGCCAGCACATCCTTTTCCTGACCGACCGTAATTCGCTTAAAGATCAGGCCTACCGGGCTTTTGCCGCTTTTTCCACCGATGAACGCGTCACCATCAACAAGGATACCGTCGCCAATGGCCAGCACCAGGTTGGTAAAGTGTTCTTCGCCAATTATCAAAACCTGGATGAAGAACTGGACGGCAAAAAAATCTTTGAGCACTACGACCAGGACTTTTTTGATCTGGTCATTATCGACGAATGCCATCGGTCCGGATTCGGCGACTGGTTTGGCGTGCTGGAACATTTTAACTCCGCCCTGCAGATGGGTCTTACCGCCACGCCCCGCGAACTTGAAGAAGGCCGCCGCGTTTTGACTGAAGAAGAAAAACGTCGCGATACCTATGAATACTTCGGTGCCCCGATCTACACATACAGCCTTAAGCAGGCTATTGAGGACGGCTATCTTGTTCCCTACCTGCTTGAAGAACGCATTACCAACGTCGATGAAGAAGGCTACACCGGGCTGGACGGCAAACACTATACGACAGCCAACTTTGAACGCGATATCCGCATGCCGGACCGTACCACAGCCATTGCTGAAGACCTTTGGGAAATCTTAGGGCAATACGACTTGCGAGATGAAAAAAGCATTGTCTTCTGCGTGGACGATACCCATGCGGCGTTCATGGCTGCTGAACTGCGGCGCCTGTCAGGAGACGATGATTATGCCGGCCGCATAGTTCGTTCAGAACGCAACAGTCATCAGCTGGAACGCAACTTTGCCACTGTCGGTTCCACCAAACCCCGCGTCGCCGTAACCGTGGATCTTTTAACCACTGGTTTCGACGCTCCAGATGTAAAAAATATCGTTTTTGTAAGACCACTTCGAAGCGCCATCCTTTACAAGCAGATGAAAGGGCGCGGCACCCGCCTCTGCGAGGATATCAATAAACGGTATTTTACCATTTTCGATTATTCCGGTGCCAGTCAACTTGAAGATGCGGAATTTGACGGCCATCCGGCCAACCGGCAGAAAGGGGCTCAACCCAAAACCAAGCCGCGGAAGAAAACCGACGAGCCCGCCGCAAAACCGGCGGGTGAAGGCATCTCGGTGGTTATTTCCGACACCAACCGCTATGTCTGCCTGGCGGATGGCCGCAAGATCCCCTTTGAGGAGTATACCGAGCAGTCGAGGAACTTTATCCTCGATGTTTCAGCCAAGTCCCTTGACGAGCTGCTCACCATCTGGATCGACAAGAACAGCCGCAAGGAGTTGCGTGAGGAGCTGCGGGACCATGATATTTATCCGTCCGCCTTCCGCCATTACCTTGAATTGCCGAAGACCGACGATGTGGACATCCTGGCCAAAATCGGCTTCAACCTGGTGCGAGTGCCAACACGCCCACAGCGTGTAGAGCGTTTCTGGAAGGATGAGGCCCAATGGCTGGAATATGAATTGGGGGCAAATAGAGTTAATAAAGCACAAGTGTTCTCATTTCCTAAGTCTCAACCCATGGATAAGGTTGCGGACCCCGAGCCCGGCTACCGTTCGTCAGATCCCTTCAAAGTATTATTCTGGCAATGCGCCCTTGACCATTACCAGTTGTTCGGAATCGATGATCTGGAGCAGGCCCGGACCTATGGCGCCCCCCAGTTTGTCGCACAGTTCGGCAGTTTTCAAACCCTGACCAGCCGTTACGGCGGGCCGCAACTATTAAAAACCGACCTGGAGGCGGTAAAGCACCACCTCTATGTACCCATGACTGTATAA
- a CDS encoding restriction endonuclease subunit S, which yields MLPTLNSSWKTQPLNQLCLVVMGQAPKGDTYNENTLGTPLIAGAADLGLIHPSPKKWTTSPTKTGKAGDIILCVRATIGDLNWADSKYCYGRGVCGLRIIEGHDPEFLWFWLMACKDHLLSLGRGATFKQISKTDIANLPVPALAVDEQRRIVARIKECMERVEEIEGLRAEAMRERGYLLESLIEAEYQEADGEKVTLADVCAITSSLVDPRAPQYIDLLHIGGGNIEAKTSKLVNLKTARAEKLKSSKFTFNDSMVLYNKIRPYLMKVARPGFSGLCSADMYPLFPAPQKLTRDYLFYLLLSRHFTDYVIAGSNRAGMPKVNRKHLFAYKFTLPSTQKQQQITESLDDAVAAVEELQTDMAASTSEVNALRQSILHKAFAGEL from the coding sequence ATGCTGCCGACTTTAAATTCTTCCTGGAAAACACAGCCACTTAACCAATTATGTTTGGTTGTTATGGGCCAAGCACCTAAAGGGGACACTTATAATGAAAATACCCTTGGGACTCCTTTGATTGCAGGGGCTGCTGATTTGGGACTCATTCATCCATCCCCCAAAAAATGGACGACTTCTCCAACAAAAACAGGCAAGGCTGGGGATATCATTCTGTGCGTGCGCGCTACAATTGGAGATTTGAACTGGGCAGACTCGAAGTATTGTTATGGTCGTGGCGTATGCGGCCTTCGTATAATTGAAGGACATGATCCAGAATTTTTATGGTTTTGGTTGATGGCGTGCAAGGATCATTTATTGAGCTTAGGCCGAGGTGCGACATTTAAACAAATTTCAAAAACTGACATTGCGAATTTGCCAGTCCCAGCGTTAGCCGTCGACGAACAGCGCCGCATCGTCGCCCGCATCAAGGAGTGCATGGAGCGGGTGGAGGAGATTGAGGGACTACGGGCGGAGGCCATGCGGGAGCGTGGCTATCTCCTGGAGTCCCTGATTGAGGCAGAATATCAGGAGGCTGATGGAGAAAAGGTTACGCTCGCTGATGTTTGCGCAATCACGTCCAGCCTAGTTGATCCAAGAGCGCCTCAATATATCGACTTATTACATATCGGAGGCGGAAACATCGAAGCGAAAACAAGTAAGCTTGTTAATTTGAAAACAGCCCGAGCGGAGAAACTCAAATCAAGCAAGTTTACCTTTAATGATTCAATGGTGCTGTACAATAAAATTCGTCCTTACCTGATGAAGGTCGCTCGTCCTGGTTTCTCAGGTCTTTGCAGTGCCGATATGTATCCGTTATTCCCTGCTCCTCAAAAATTGACCAGAGATTATCTATTCTATTTACTTCTTTCTCGACATTTTACGGATTACGTAATTGCTGGCTCTAATCGTGCTGGTATGCCAAAAGTTAACCGCAAACACCTTTTTGCCTATAAATTCACTTTACCTTCGACCCAGAAACAGCAGCAGATCACCGAATCTCTAGACGATGCTGTTGCTGCAGTTGAAGAGTTGCAAACAGACATGGCAGCAAGCACCTCGGAGGTAAATGCTTTACGCCAATCCATTCTCCATAAAGCCTTTGCCGGAGAACTGTAA
- a CDS encoding N-6 DNA methylase, translating to MTTPDQKEINDRLKNFLKADMKLAIATLLYLRWADFQEAELEAMAAFEGTEYEPVLPASLHWRTWHQLSPEDLSNVLTRQLPVALDQLKNFRHNPMATHLHRLAAPTRKLGDLPPKILANTVSRLAEKPFETPADHRRALKDIDGRFGEAKDGYHTTPLYLTKFMVELAAPSKGESIYDPCFGTADLLITTIDHVSGQQENTGYNMESVNISGVEKNISAYIVGMTRLVLAGASDPKIELGNSLERTAPANPQQDGFDVVLATPPWGAIHKILKEEIELNGKYYPVRTRGRAGLFIQHALANLRPDGRAIIAVPQSLLFGDTEINLRAWLIENHTVEAVISLPPNVFGALISIPSGILVLRRGGSTKQIRMVNAEPFFEQGRGKQPTTISDSQIHSLVAMIRNPEQSQYCWDVEVESLAELGFDLTPRRRDRSSLLGVLDELNKLRSIPIEPLKECCEILHGCSIRSHDLKDTSPVSQELAALSLGAIKEESMGEKQPGSLSLTIEPVPYIRIKDIEKGQVTKGTSWISEKAIELVKASWKLRAGDVLISKSGTIGKVGIVCNGAVGAVAASGLYVLRPKDGRIDPHFLVAYLDSNECRAWLKDRASGGVINHLNKRAIENLPVPIPPLQIQHRVADEFREHKVDALNYLMVILSGKGHDSIAEWIEKTIKKLPSDMENKRFPLDLSLLDQLAKEAQAFADERNSDDNNNDLLPWLLAFSHSLRPLQGINSLPQGPGMLIALKESKQRIVGITNIKGDKPAKTLRKVIGAAVGIGAAAGTTFAAGPLGGILATPFLLKGLTAKTKKNISELPDIVSKLIDLGMSTLLDDIKLVFTGEVSFTQPGELQEIDLTVQNQSPLPLREVAIYVDTANEGKRVEYLAENTTETLTFKLTTPPAPGTYMRMVQWSAVTLDGLQLNGEQEIAFEFSADGDPDEASPTELGGSPYVCGDPIGPESNEVFFGREKLLEQIRRQVVKSGNVVLLEGNRRAGKSSVLCHLEGNGPVPGWLGVYCSLQGAEGSKEGVGVPTASVFRTIAINIAKGLATLDVEVPLPDGSLLPMGEKRGIAKACRKGIGEESPFEDFCEYAEVALDLAAQNKLGILLMLDEFDKLQEGIDNGITSPQVPENIRYMVQTYSGFSAILTGSRRLKKLREEYWSALYGLGTLFNVSSLSHGAASRLVTEPVKGRLTYTRESVEKAIFLTNGQPFLLQCLCNRVFDMVAQLKIRAIRLDIVEQAADRLAENNEHFASLWDYAQSDRRRFILGLINKQMKESGLITLALLIELLANDGINVTDDELIEDIEFLRELELIDLTGGADSGEYTLSIPLMGRWIDRQHDFAMLRNKAQRETEDHAQGETEDNDD from the coding sequence ATGACAACGCCTGATCAAAAAGAAATAAATGACCGGCTAAAAAATTTTTTAAAAGCGGATATGAAGCTGGCTATCGCCACCTTGCTTTATCTGCGCTGGGCTGACTTTCAGGAGGCAGAACTGGAAGCCATGGCCGCCTTTGAAGGCACGGAGTATGAGCCTGTTTTACCGGCATCCCTCCACTGGCGCACCTGGCATCAACTGTCTCCGGAAGATCTCTCCAATGTTTTAACCAGGCAGTTGCCTGTCGCCCTGGACCAGCTCAAAAATTTTCGGCACAATCCAATGGCCACGCATTTGCACCGTCTCGCGGCGCCAACCAGAAAATTGGGAGATCTCCCCCCCAAAATATTGGCTAATACTGTAAGCCGTTTGGCTGAAAAGCCCTTTGAGACCCCGGCAGATCACCGCCGGGCGTTAAAAGACATTGATGGCCGTTTTGGTGAAGCCAAAGATGGCTATCATACGACACCACTTTATCTTACCAAGTTTATGGTCGAATTAGCCGCGCCTTCAAAAGGGGAGAGCATCTATGACCCCTGCTTCGGGACAGCTGATTTACTGATCACGACCATTGATCATGTTTCCGGGCAGCAGGAAAATACCGGGTATAACATGGAAAGTGTAAATATATCAGGGGTCGAAAAGAATATTTCCGCATATATCGTGGGGATGACGCGTTTGGTGCTGGCCGGCGCCAGTGACCCAAAGATTGAGCTGGGCAACAGCTTGGAACGCACAGCCCCTGCCAACCCACAGCAGGATGGATTTGATGTGGTTTTGGCCACCCCGCCCTGGGGGGCGATTCACAAGATACTTAAAGAAGAAATTGAGCTGAATGGAAAGTATTATCCTGTAAGGACAAGAGGGCGTGCAGGGCTCTTCATCCAGCATGCACTTGCCAACCTGCGGCCCGACGGCCGGGCAATTATTGCCGTCCCCCAGAGCCTGCTTTTCGGAGACACGGAAATAAATCTTCGCGCGTGGCTTATCGAAAATCATACTGTCGAAGCTGTCATCTCCCTCCCGCCGAATGTCTTTGGGGCCTTGATCAGCATACCATCAGGTATCCTGGTATTGCGGCGTGGGGGCAGCACAAAACAGATCCGCATGGTCAATGCTGAACCGTTTTTCGAGCAAGGTCGAGGTAAACAGCCCACGACTATTTCAGACAGTCAGATACACTCGCTGGTTGCCATGATACGCAACCCGGAACAGTCCCAGTACTGCTGGGACGTTGAGGTGGAGTCTCTCGCTGAATTAGGATTTGACCTCACACCCCGTCGCCGTGATCGAAGCAGTCTTCTCGGTGTGCTTGATGAACTGAACAAGCTGCGTTCCATACCCATAGAACCTCTCAAGGAATGTTGTGAGATATTACATGGCTGCTCTATCCGATCTCATGACTTGAAAGACACGTCTCCAGTAAGCCAAGAACTGGCGGCATTATCACTGGGTGCCATTAAAGAAGAGAGTATGGGGGAAAAGCAGCCAGGCAGCCTATCGTTAACCATTGAACCTGTTCCATATATTCGCATCAAAGACATTGAGAAAGGCCAGGTAACCAAAGGGACCTCCTGGATTTCAGAAAAAGCGATAGAGTTGGTTAAGGCATCCTGGAAACTACGAGCCGGTGATGTGTTAATCTCCAAGTCGGGCACCATAGGAAAGGTTGGCATAGTTTGCAACGGCGCCGTGGGAGCTGTTGCTGCAAGCGGTCTGTATGTACTGCGGCCGAAGGATGGCCGGATTGATCCTCATTTTTTGGTTGCCTATCTTGACAGCAACGAATGCCGGGCTTGGTTGAAAGACCGCGCCTCCGGTGGCGTTATTAACCATCTGAATAAACGGGCCATAGAAAACCTTCCCGTACCGATTCCTCCGCTGCAGATTCAGCATCGCGTGGCTGATGAGTTTCGGGAACATAAGGTAGACGCTCTTAATTATCTTATGGTAATTCTCTCTGGGAAAGGGCACGACTCAATTGCCGAATGGATCGAAAAGACGATTAAAAAACTACCCTCTGATATGGAAAATAAAAGATTTCCGTTAGACCTTTCACTACTTGACCAACTTGCAAAAGAGGCGCAGGCCTTTGCTGATGAGAGGAACAGCGATGATAATAACAACGACCTGTTACCCTGGCTTCTTGCTTTTAGCCATTCTCTTAGGCCGCTTCAGGGGATTAATAGTCTGCCTCAAGGTCCTGGGATGCTCATTGCACTTAAAGAGTCAAAGCAGCGGATTGTAGGCATCACTAATATTAAGGGGGACAAACCAGCAAAAACCTTACGGAAAGTTATAGGTGCTGCTGTTGGGATAGGTGCAGCTGCTGGGACCACTTTTGCTGCAGGACCTTTAGGAGGGATCTTAGCCACCCCGTTTTTGCTCAAGGGGCTAACAGCAAAAACTAAAAAAAATATTAGTGAACTACCTGATATTGTATCAAAGTTGATTGATCTGGGTATGTCCACCCTTTTGGATGATATTAAGCTGGTCTTTACTGGCGAAGTTTCTTTTACCCAGCCAGGTGAGCTCCAGGAAATCGACCTGACCGTACAAAACCAAAGCCCATTGCCTTTGCGTGAAGTGGCTATATATGTTGACACAGCGAATGAAGGCAAACGGGTTGAATACTTGGCCGAAAACACAACAGAAACCTTAACTTTCAAGTTAACAACACCCCCAGCACCAGGAACATATATGAGAATGGTGCAGTGGTCTGCCGTAACCCTTGATGGCCTGCAATTAAATGGTGAACAAGAGATAGCATTTGAGTTTTCAGCCGACGGTGATCCGGATGAAGCTTCCCCAACAGAACTTGGTGGCAGCCCTTATGTGTGTGGGGACCCCATTGGTCCCGAGAGCAACGAAGTCTTTTTTGGTCGAGAGAAACTGCTTGAGCAAATCCGTCGTCAAGTTGTTAAAAGCGGCAATGTTGTTCTACTGGAAGGGAACCGCAGGGCCGGAAAGTCATCTGTGCTTTGTCACCTGGAAGGTAATGGGCCTGTGCCGGGCTGGCTGGGCGTCTATTGCAGTCTGCAAGGCGCCGAAGGCAGCAAAGAGGGTGTCGGGGTCCCCACTGCCTCTGTTTTCCGTACGATTGCCATAAACATTGCCAAAGGACTGGCTACACTTGATGTCGAAGTGCCTTTGCCTGATGGCAGCCTTCTGCCAATGGGGGAGAAAAGAGGTATTGCAAAGGCCTGCCGCAAAGGGATCGGTGAAGAATCTCCTTTTGAGGATTTTTGTGAATATGCCGAGGTAGCACTTGATCTTGCCGCACAAAACAAACTGGGTATTCTGCTGATGCTGGATGAGTTTGACAAACTTCAGGAAGGCATTGATAACGGTATTACGTCTCCGCAGGTCCCGGAAAATATCCGTTATATGGTTCAGACTTATTCTGGATTCTCGGCCATTCTGACCGGCTCACGGCGACTGAAAAAATTGCGAGAAGAATACTGGTCGGCGCTCTATGGGCTGGGCACGCTTTTTAACGTATCCTCTCTTTCCCATGGAGCCGCGTCCAGGCTGGTGACAGAACCGGTTAAGGGCCGGTTGACCTATACCAGGGAGTCGGTTGAAAAGGCGATTTTTCTCACCAATGGTCAGCCATTTCTATTGCAATGCCTTTGTAATCGGGTATTTGATATGGTAGCACAACTTAAAATCCGGGCCATTAGATTAGATATCGTAGAGCAGGCAGCCGACCGACTGGCCGAAAATAACGAGCATTTCGCCAGTCTCTGGGATTACGCCCAATCAGACCGTCGTCGATTTATTCTTGGGTTGATCAATAAGCAGATGAAAGAGTCTGGCCTTATTACTTTGGCGCTACTTATTGAGCTGTTGGCTAATGATGGAATTAACGTGACTGATGATGAGCTCATTGAAGACATCGAATTCCTGAGAGAATTGGAACTGATTGACCTTACTGGTGGCGCTGACAGTGGCGAATATACTTTATCAATTCCTCTTATGGGTAGATGGATTGACCGGCAGCATGATTTTGCAATGTTAAGAAACAAAGCGCAAAGAGAAACAGAGGACCATGCGCAAGGTGAAACGGAGGACAATGATGACTGA
- a CDS encoding sigma-54 interaction domain-containing protein, which yields MTDLRAAAGEPAAGLGPVAQSLAARSYREVVLLNNWEKAKAQKYIAWVKDKATSPITLRQVKLSSPTNFGEIYEAAAAIISEKRQEHGPDADLVFHLSPGTPAMAAVWIILAKTRFPAELIESSKEHGVLTASVPFDISADFIPDLLSKADKTLEHLAAGLPAAAPEFDDIIHRSEEMQRIILMARRVAPHAIPVLIEGESGTGKELLAHAIHNASPRKEKPFVAINCGAIPAELVESELFGHEKGAFTGAASKRIGYFEAAHQGTIFLDEIGDLPREMQVKLLRVLQEGEIQSIGGTRPRKVDVRVVAATNKNSIDAVANGTFREDLFYRLAVAVIRLPALRGRKGDISLLIDSFWEQINKESGHDAASKHKKISAPAKNLLLQHPWPGNIRELQNTLTRAAVWSTGKILTEKDVQEAFLPVSVDDKTNEQVLNRPLAQGINLPEIIEMVAVHYLERGLAEAHGNKTKAARMLGMPSYQTLTNWLKKYGLE from the coding sequence ATGACAGATCTGAGGGCGGCTGCCGGAGAGCCGGCCGCCGGCTTGGGGCCGGTGGCGCAGTCTCTGGCGGCCCGCTCCTACAGGGAAGTTGTGCTGCTCAACAACTGGGAAAAGGCCAAGGCACAGAAATATATTGCCTGGGTGAAAGACAAAGCTACCAGTCCGATCACACTCAGGCAGGTCAAACTTTCTTCCCCCACCAATTTTGGCGAGATTTACGAGGCCGCTGCCGCGATTATTTCCGAGAAACGCCAAGAGCATGGCCCGGATGCCGATCTGGTCTTTCACCTGAGCCCTGGCACGCCGGCCATGGCAGCCGTGTGGATTATTCTGGCCAAGACACGCTTCCCAGCCGAATTAATCGAGTCTTCCAAAGAGCATGGCGTGCTCACAGCCTCGGTTCCCTTTGACATTTCAGCTGACTTCATTCCAGACCTGCTAAGCAAGGCCGACAAAACCCTGGAGCATCTGGCTGCCGGCCTCCCTGCCGCCGCCCCCGAATTCGACGACATTATCCACCGTAGCGAGGAAATGCAGCGGATCATACTCATGGCAAGGCGGGTGGCCCCCCACGCTATTCCTGTATTGATAGAAGGTGAATCCGGAACAGGCAAAGAGCTGCTGGCCCATGCGATCCATAACGCCAGCCCCCGGAAAGAAAAACCGTTTGTCGCCATCAACTGTGGCGCTATCCCTGCCGAACTGGTCGAGTCTGAGCTGTTTGGTCATGAAAAGGGCGCTTTTACCGGTGCGGCCTCCAAGCGGATTGGCTATTTTGAGGCAGCGCATCAAGGGACTATCTTCCTGGACGAAATAGGGGACCTGCCCAGGGAAATGCAGGTCAAGCTGCTGCGTGTCCTTCAGGAAGGCGAAATCCAGTCGATTGGCGGAACCCGCCCCCGAAAGGTGGATGTAAGGGTTGTCGCAGCCACAAACAAAAACTCGATTGATGCTGTGGCCAATGGCACCTTCCGCGAAGACCTGTTTTACCGTCTGGCCGTTGCAGTGATCCGGTTGCCGGCCCTCCGGGGCCGCAAAGGTGATATCAGCCTGCTGATTGATTCCTTCTGGGAACAGATCAACAAAGAAAGTGGTCATGACGCTGCATCGAAACACAAGAAAATTTCTGCACCCGCAAAAAATCTTCTACTTCAGCACCCCTGGCCGGGTAATATCAGGGAGCTGCAAAACACCCTGACCAGAGCAGCGGTATGGTCGACAGGCAAGATCCTCACGGAAAAAGATGTCCAAGAGGCTTTTCTTCCGGTTTCTGTTGATGATAAAACAAACGAACAAGTTCTTAACCGGCCGCTTGCGCAGGGCATTAACCTTCCGGAAATAATAGAAATGGTTGCTGTGCATTATCTTGAAAGAGGGCTGGCCGAAGCCCATGGCAATAAAACAAAAGCTGCCAGAATGCTGGGTATGCCCAGCTATCAGACACTGACCAACTGGCTCAAGAAATACGGTTTGGAATGA
- a CDS encoding type I restriction-modification system subunit M — protein sequence MTSKIDHRRQEVQQIVKNACDQLNQEGVDARNYVEQLAWLFFLKAFDEAETRREQEADFDDTAYGRRLSGQYAWSSWARNTDHPDQMLEFVDGKLWIKLTSPDPQKGLGDDLLAQRFRRIFDNVRNYCRRGISFARVVQQVDKLHFSSETDVIVLSEIYEDLLKRVAADSAGYAGEFYTQRHIIRAMVEVVQPKPKDKVYDPCFGTAGFLGEAADYIRRNNTLSGPQLDALQKKTFYGLEIKPLTYLLGTMNMILHGIEGANLELTNTLEIHSQNVGEKARYDVILSNPPYGGKMASGMQTNFRVRSSATECLFLQHIMANLAKGGRAGVVIPEGVLFRGGPDQKVRKELLEQFNVHTILSLPAGCFLPYTGVKTNVIFFDRPKDDSGTKSVWFCELTNDGFELKSTRKPIEGDQLPDFLAKWEKRKAGDNSWTVPIEKIIEQGYDLSAKNPNRKDEYEHRPALELVQSIKAKEERIMDLLNELEGILEK from the coding sequence ATGACCAGTAAAATCGACCATCGCCGCCAGGAAGTCCAGCAGATCGTGAAAAATGCCTGCGACCAACTGAACCAGGAAGGTGTCGACGCCCGCAACTATGTGGAGCAGTTGGCCTGGCTCTTTTTCCTCAAGGCCTTTGACGAGGCCGAGACCCGTCGAGAGCAGGAGGCAGATTTTGACGACACCGCCTACGGACGTCGCCTGTCCGGGCAATATGCCTGGTCCAGCTGGGCCAGAAACACCGACCATCCTGATCAGATGCTGGAGTTTGTAGATGGTAAGCTGTGGATCAAACTCACCAGCCCGGACCCCCAAAAAGGGCTGGGCGATGATCTGCTGGCTCAGCGGTTTCGTCGCATTTTTGACAATGTACGCAACTACTGCCGTCGGGGCATCTCTTTTGCCAGAGTGGTTCAACAGGTCGACAAACTGCATTTTTCCAGTGAGACCGATGTGATTGTGCTCTCGGAAATCTATGAAGACCTGCTGAAACGGGTGGCCGCCGACTCGGCCGGCTATGCTGGCGAGTTTTATACCCAGCGCCATATCATCCGGGCCATGGTAGAGGTGGTTCAGCCAAAACCCAAAGACAAGGTGTATGATCCCTGCTTCGGTACTGCCGGCTTTTTGGGAGAAGCCGCAGATTATATCCGGCGCAACAATACCTTGAGCGGTCCGCAGCTTGACGCCTTACAAAAGAAGACTTTTTACGGCCTGGAAATCAAGCCGCTTACCTATCTGCTTGGCACTATGAACATGATCCTGCACGGTATCGAAGGAGCCAACCTGGAGCTGACCAACACTCTGGAAATACACAGCCAGAACGTGGGGGAAAAGGCCAGATATGACGTAATCCTCTCCAATCCGCCCTATGGCGGCAAAATGGCTTCGGGAATGCAGACCAATTTCAGGGTGCGTTCCAGCGCCACCGAGTGCCTGTTCCTTCAACACATTATGGCCAACCTGGCCAAAGGCGGCCGGGCCGGTGTGGTTATCCCCGAAGGCGTCCTTTTCCGGGGTGGCCCGGATCAGAAGGTACGCAAAGAACTTTTGGAGCAGTTCAACGTCCATACTATCCTCTCCCTGCCGGCTGGCTGCTTTCTGCCATATACCGGCGTCAAAACCAATGTCATCTTTTTTGACCGGCCCAAAGATGACAGCGGGACAAAAAGCGTCTGGTTCTGTGAGCTGACCAACGACGGCTTTGAGCTGAAGTCCACCAGAAAGCCCATAGAAGGGGACCAGCTTCCGGACTTTCTGGCCAAGTGGGAAAAAAGAAAGGCGGGCGACAACTCCTGGACCGTGCCGATCGAAAAAATTATCGAGCAAGGCTACGATCTGTCGGCCAAAAACCCGAACCGCAAGGATGAATACGAGCACCGCCCGGCCCTGGAGCTGGTTCAGTCCATCAAGGCCAAGGAAGAGCGGATCATGGATCTACTGAATGAGCTGGAAGGGATTTTGGAGAAATAG